The following DNA comes from Curtobacterium sp. 9128.
CAGACCCTCGTTCCCACCCCCGCGACGTGTTCGAATCCCATGGGTCCTCCGGTGTCGGCCCGCACCCGATGGGCCGACGGGTCACCCTACGATGCTGTGGCTGGGAACGACACGGCCCCCACAGCGTGCGCTGCGGGGGCCGTGTCGTGTGGTGCTGGGGTTACTTGTCGTCCGACTTCTCGTCCGACTTGCCCTCGGCGTCTGCCTCGACCTCGGCGGCAGCCTCGGTCTCGGTCTCTTCCGCGACGGGAGCCGACTCCTCGGTGGTCTCGGTCGACTCGACCGGGGCCTCCTCGGTCGTCTCGTCGGCCGCCGACTCCTCGGCTGCGGGCTCCTCGACCGGCGCGGCGGCGGCCGGAGCCGACTTACGCGAGACGGGGGCCGGCGTGCCCGAGACGGGCTCGAGGACGAGCTCGATCGACGCGAGGGGAGCGTTGTCGCCCTTGCGGAAGCCGAGCTTGGTGATGCGGGTGTAGCCACCCTGGCGGTCCTCGACCTGCGGGGCGATCTCGGTGAACAGCGTGTGCACGACGGTCTTGTCGCGCAGGATGCTGATCACGCGACGACGCGCGTGCAGGTCGCCACGCTTCGCGAACGTGATGAGACGCTCGGCGACCGGGCGGAGGCGCTTGGCCTTCGTCTCGGTGGTCGTGATGCGACCGTGCGTGAAGAGGGCGTTGGCGAGGTTGCTCAGGAGCAGGCGCTCGTGGGCGGGGCCGCCACCGAGGCGGGGGCCCTTGGTGGGCTTCGGCATGTCAGTTCTCCAGTGGTGAAAGTGGTGCGCGCTGCGTCAGCGGCACGCGTGCGCGTGAGCGCGAGGTCAGTTGTTGGACTCGTCCTCGTCGTACCCGCTGTAGAAGTGGGCGCCGTCGAATCCGGGGACGGTGTCCTTGAGGGACAGGCCGAGCTCGGTGAGCTTGTCCTTGACCTCGTCCACCGACTTCTGACCGAAGTTGCGGATGTTCATGAGCTGCGTCTCCGACAGGGCGACGAGCTCGGACACCGTGTTGATGCCCTCCCGCTTGAGGCAGTTGTAGC
Coding sequences within:
- the rplQ gene encoding 50S ribosomal protein L17 encodes the protein MPKPTKGPRLGGGPAHERLLLSNLANALFTHGRITTTETKAKRLRPVAERLITFAKRGDLHARRRVISILRDKTVVHTLFTEIAPQVEDRQGGYTRITKLGFRKGDNAPLASIELVLEPVSGTPAPVSRKSAPAAAAPVEEPAAEESAADETTEEAPVESTETTEESAPVAEETETEAAAEVEADAEGKSDEKSDDK